One window from the genome of Amycolatopsis sp. NBC_01480 encodes:
- a CDS encoding GNAT family N-acetyltransferase, with amino-acid sequence MAEVQLEYVKRYGSEDATPMDPAQFAPPRGLFLVGYVGEVPVATGAWRAHDEPASTLRAGDAELKRMYVVESARGRGYARVMLAELERTAAAAGRLRAVLETGTEQPEAIALYGSSGYVEIPGFGLYKDEAESRYFGKDLAVEPRHSRDSQPAQDFQH; translated from the coding sequence ATGGCCGAGGTCCAGCTCGAGTACGTGAAGCGCTACGGCAGCGAGGACGCCACCCCGATGGACCCGGCGCAGTTCGCTCCGCCGCGGGGGTTGTTCCTCGTCGGCTACGTCGGCGAAGTCCCCGTCGCGACGGGCGCGTGGCGGGCGCACGACGAGCCGGCGTCGACGCTTCGAGCCGGGGACGCCGAGCTGAAGCGCATGTACGTCGTCGAATCCGCTCGTGGCCGCGGGTACGCGCGCGTGATGCTGGCCGAGTTGGAGCGAACGGCGGCAGCCGCCGGACGGCTGCGCGCGGTGCTCGAGACGGGCACTGAACAGCCCGAGGCCATCGCCCTCTACGGTTCTTCCGGCTACGTCGAGATCCCCGGTTTCGGCCTGTACAAGGACGAAGCCGAGAGCCGGTACTTCGGCAAGGACCTCGCCGTGGAGCCACGGCATTCTCGAGATTCTCAGCCCGCCCAGGACTTCCAGCACTGA
- a CDS encoding gamma carbonic anhydrase family protein, translating to MAIYALGDLVPSIHPDAYVHPDATVIGDVRIGPRASVWPQTVLRGDHGYIEIGERSNIQDGCVVHCTSRHPTILGPSSAVGHAVHVEGATIGSGCLIASGSVVLNGTVIEDGGMVGAGAVLSYNSHVGSGEIALGVPAKTRPNKSFSPEQIATVVDSYVRRGARFRAELRRLDPPR from the coding sequence ATGGCGATCTACGCGCTCGGTGACCTCGTACCGTCGATCCACCCGGACGCCTACGTCCATCCGGACGCGACCGTGATCGGCGACGTCCGGATCGGCCCGCGAGCCTCGGTGTGGCCGCAGACGGTGCTGCGCGGCGACCACGGTTACATCGAGATCGGCGAGCGGTCCAACATCCAGGACGGCTGCGTCGTGCACTGCACCAGCCGGCACCCGACGATCCTCGGCCCGTCGTCGGCCGTGGGCCACGCCGTGCACGTCGAGGGCGCCACGATCGGCAGCGGCTGCCTGATCGCGTCCGGCTCGGTGGTGCTGAACGGGACCGTGATCGAGGACGGCGGCATGGTCGGCGCCGGTGCCGTGCTGTCGTACAACTCCCACGTCGGCAGCGGCGAGATCGCGCTCGGGGTGCCGGCGAAAACGCGGCCGAACAAGTCGTTCTCGCCGGAGCAGATCGCCACCGTGGTCGACTCCTACGTCCGGCGCGGCGCCCGGTTCCGCGCGGAGCTCCGCCGCCTCGACCCGCCCAGGTGA
- a CDS encoding uracil-DNA glycosylase, with product MTARPLNEIVEAGWAQALEPVAPQVAAMGEFLRAEIAAGRTYLPAGEHVLRAFKQPFHDVRVLIVGQDPYPTPGHAVGLSFSVAPDVRPIPKSLINIYKEYADDLGHPLPSNGDLTPWAEQGILLLNRALTVQPGKSNSHQGKGWEQVTEQAIKALAARDEPMVAILWGRNARNLRPMLGDVPCIESAHPSPLSAHNGFFGSRPFSRANQLLADQGAAPVEWKLP from the coding sequence GTGACCGCACGACCGCTGAACGAGATCGTCGAAGCAGGCTGGGCGCAGGCCCTCGAACCGGTGGCCCCGCAGGTGGCCGCGATGGGGGAGTTCCTCCGCGCGGAGATCGCCGCCGGCCGCACGTACCTGCCGGCGGGGGAGCACGTGCTGCGCGCGTTCAAGCAGCCCTTCCACGACGTGCGGGTGCTGATCGTCGGCCAGGACCCGTATCCGACGCCGGGCCACGCGGTCGGCCTGAGCTTCTCGGTGGCGCCCGACGTGCGGCCGATCCCGAAGAGCCTGATCAACATCTACAAGGAGTACGCCGACGACCTCGGCCACCCGTTGCCGTCCAACGGCGACCTGACGCCGTGGGCCGAGCAGGGCATCCTGCTGCTCAACCGCGCGCTGACGGTCCAGCCCGGGAAGTCGAACTCCCACCAGGGCAAGGGCTGGGAGCAGGTGACCGAGCAGGCGATCAAGGCGCTCGCCGCGCGCGACGAGCCGATGGTCGCGATCCTCTGGGGCCGCAACGCCCGTAACCTGCGGCCGATGCTGGGCGACGTGCCGTGCATCGAGTCGGCGCACCCGAGCCCGCTTTCGGCGCACAACGGCTTCTTCGGCTCGCGCCCGTTCAGCCGCGCGAACCAGCTGCTGGCCGACCAGGGCGCGGCGCCGGTGGAGTGGAAACTCCCCTGA
- a CDS encoding alpha/beta fold hydrolase has translation MTATVTSADGTSIAFDSTGAGAPVILIGGAVNDRTTVAGLATVLGEAGFRAVAYDRRGRGDSGDAPAYSVAREVEDLAALISHVGGSAALFGHSSGAILALEAASQGLPVTKVAVYEPPFVVVESRPRPGDDLVTRVRDLVSADDRSGAVELFLTEGVGAPPKQIAGMKASPVWAWFTALAHTLPYDLEICGPGNHLPVDRLAKIDAPVLGIGGGNGEAWIRAAAEAVAAVVPNGRYETLEGQDHGVLHHPESLRDLLSGFFR, from the coding sequence ATGACCGCCACCGTCACTTCCGCCGACGGCACCTCGATCGCCTTCGACAGCACCGGCGCGGGCGCGCCCGTGATCCTCATCGGCGGCGCCGTGAACGACCGGACCACGGTCGCCGGCCTCGCCACAGTGCTCGGCGAAGCGGGATTTCGCGCCGTCGCCTATGACCGGCGAGGCCGTGGTGACAGCGGCGACGCGCCGGCGTACAGCGTCGCGCGCGAGGTCGAGGACCTGGCCGCGCTGATCTCGCACGTGGGCGGTTCGGCGGCGTTGTTCGGGCACTCGTCGGGCGCGATCCTGGCGCTGGAGGCGGCTTCGCAGGGCTTGCCGGTCACGAAAGTCGCCGTCTACGAGCCGCCGTTCGTCGTCGTCGAATCGCGGCCACGCCCGGGCGACGACCTGGTCACCCGCGTGCGCGACCTGGTTTCCGCCGACGACCGCAGCGGCGCCGTGGAGCTGTTCCTGACCGAAGGCGTTGGTGCCCCGCCGAAGCAGATCGCGGGCATGAAGGCGTCGCCGGTGTGGGCTTGGTTCACGGCGCTGGCGCACACCTTGCCGTACGACCTCGAGATCTGCGGCCCGGGAAACCACCTGCCCGTCGACCGGCTGGCGAAGATCGACGCCCCGGTCCTGGGCATCGGCGGCGGCAACGGCGAGGCGTGGATCCGGGCCGCCGCGGAGGCCGTCGCCGCTGTGGTGCCCAACGGCCGTTACGAGACGCTCGAAGGACAGGACCACGGGGTGCTCCACCACCCCGAGTCCCTCCGCGACCTGCTCAGTGGGTTTTTCAGGTGA
- the rpmB gene encoding 50S ribosomal protein L28, which translates to MAAVCDVCGKGPGFGKSVSHSHRRTNRRWNPNIQTVHAKIGVSQRKRLNVCTSCIKAGKVVRG; encoded by the coding sequence GTGGCTGCCGTGTGCGACGTCTGTGGCAAGGGACCGGGCTTCGGTAAGTCGGTCTCGCACTCCCACCGGCGTACCAACCGCCGGTGGAACCCGAACATCCAGACTGTGCACGCCAAGATCGGCGTGTCCCAGCGCAAGCGTCTCAACGTGTGCACCTCGTGCATCAAGGCCGGCAAAGTAGTCCGCGGCTGA
- a CDS encoding DAK2 domain-containing protein, with product MRVLDVAAVTAWSAACVRSLDRLRPAINGINVYPVADSDTGSNLLHTLTGARDALTAALQDPSAPDDAGVGSSSPLTGDAGSRGPSPLAGDGGLRDDSLSAGDADSTGSSPLAGEAGSSSPSPLAGDAGLRGDSPLGSEAGSSSASPLGSDGGLRGDSPLAGEPGLHGSPPLAGEAASSGASPLKGNADPRGGSPLARDAVGDDVPQVDNTAARPRDDQSPSTGDVVTRSEPSPTAAALAVLARGAVAAARGNSGVIISQVIRGIAEWAATGGELDGAGLAAALGHADKVATGAVSRPVAGTMLTVLHSVAGAVRGDTRPLAEVAETVAATAAAALEETPKQLPALAKAGVVDAGGRGLVAVLDALAGVVTGKNAAPEHELEVAVAAPVAEPAPYAWEVMYLLDGVDEAQLPALRKELSGFGDSVTVAGDGSGSHAVHVHCADIGAAIEAGLDLGRPRRVRVEPLLTPTPIEPGGGLDRSVVAVVRGGGLAELLRAEGVAVLAVPEGEIPGVEDMIGLFNEVAGRHVTVLPGGIDLTAAADTAAGHAMAGDRDVVVIPCASPVQVLAALAVHDGDRRANDDVVAMAEAAAATRRGELRIAHEESLTWVGRAQSGDVIGLVDDEVVLIEAAPASETNLVAAAMGVLNRMLTLGGELVTVLGGADAPPGVAAELAEQLRLEHPEVELTSYASGQAEAVLLMGVE from the coding sequence GTGCGGGTGCTGGACGTGGCAGCGGTGACGGCCTGGTCGGCGGCGTGTGTGCGCAGCCTGGACCGGCTGCGCCCGGCGATCAACGGCATCAACGTCTACCCCGTCGCGGACTCCGACACCGGCTCCAACCTCCTCCACACCCTGACCGGCGCCCGTGACGCCCTGACCGCCGCCCTCCAGGACCCGTCCGCACCCGACGACGCTGGGGTGGGCAGCTCCTCGCCGCTGACAGGCGACGCTGGTTCGCGCGGCCCTTCGCCGCTGGCTGGCGACGGCGGTTTGCGCGACGATTCGCTGTCAGCGGGAGACGCTGATTCGACGGGCAGTTCGCCGCTCGCGGGCGAGGCCGGGTCGAGCAGTCCTTCGCCGCTAGCCGGCGACGCTGGCTTGCGTGGCGATTCGCCTCTGGGGAGCGAGGCCGGGTCGAGCAGTGCTTCGCCTCTGGGGAGCGACGGTGGTTTGCGCGGCGATTCGCCGCTAGCTGGCGAGCCTGGTTTGCACGGTTCGCCGCCGCTGGCCGGCGAGGCTGCGTCGAGTGGTGCTTCGCCGTTGAAGGGCAATGCCGACCCGAGGGGCGGCTCGCCGTTGGCGCGCGACGCAGTCGGAGACGATGTCCCGCAGGTCGACAACACCGCAGCCCGGCCTCGCGATGACCAGTCGCCATCCACTGGCGACGTCGTCACCCGGTCCGAGCCGTCGCCAACCGCCGCGGCGCTCGCCGTCCTGGCCCGTGGCGCCGTGGCCGCGGCCCGGGGGAACTCCGGCGTGATCATCTCCCAGGTCATCCGGGGAATTGCCGAATGGGCGGCAACGGGGGGCGAGCTGGACGGCGCCGGGCTGGCCGCCGCGCTCGGGCATGCCGACAAGGTCGCCACCGGTGCGGTCAGCCGTCCCGTCGCGGGGACGATGCTGACCGTCCTGCATTCGGTGGCCGGGGCCGTTCGCGGGGACACGCGGCCGCTCGCCGAGGTGGCCGAGACCGTCGCCGCCACCGCTGCCGCCGCCCTCGAAGAGACGCCCAAGCAACTGCCCGCCCTCGCGAAGGCCGGGGTCGTCGACGCCGGGGGACGCGGGCTGGTCGCCGTGCTCGACGCGCTCGCCGGCGTCGTCACCGGCAAGAACGCCGCGCCCGAACACGAGCTGGAGGTCGCCGTCGCCGCGCCTGTCGCCGAGCCCGCGCCGTACGCGTGGGAAGTCATGTACCTGCTCGATGGCGTCGACGAGGCGCAGCTTCCGGCGTTGCGCAAGGAGCTGAGCGGCTTCGGCGACAGCGTCACGGTCGCGGGTGACGGTTCGGGCAGTCACGCCGTCCACGTCCACTGTGCCGATATCGGCGCCGCTATCGAGGCCGGGCTTGACCTGGGGCGGCCGCGCCGCGTCCGCGTCGAACCGCTGCTCACGCCCACGCCGATCGAGCCCGGCGGTGGCCTGGACCGGTCCGTGGTGGCCGTCGTCCGCGGTGGCGGGCTGGCCGAGCTGCTGCGTGCCGAGGGCGTCGCCGTGCTGGCCGTTCCGGAGGGCGAGATTCCGGGCGTCGAGGACATGATCGGGCTGTTCAACGAAGTCGCCGGACGGCACGTCACGGTGCTGCCCGGCGGCATCGACCTGACCGCCGCCGCCGACACCGCCGCCGGGCACGCGATGGCGGGCGACCGCGACGTGGTGGTGATCCCATGCGCGTCGCCGGTGCAGGTGCTGGCCGCGCTCGCGGTGCACGACGGGGACCGTCGCGCCAACGACGACGTCGTCGCCATGGCTGAGGCCGCCGCCGCGACCAGGCGTGGCGAGCTGCGGATCGCCCACGAGGAGTCGCTAACCTGGGTGGGCCGGGCCCAGTCCGGCGACGTGATCGGCCTGGTCGACGACGAGGTGGTGCTGATCGAAGCGGCGCCCGCCTCGGAGACGAACCTGGTCGCGGCCGCGATGGGCGTGCTCAACCGGATGTTGACCCTCGGCGGCGAATTGGTCACCGTGCTGGGCGGCGCGGACGCCCCGCCCGGGGTGGCCGCCGAACTCGCCGAGCAGCTGCGGCTGGAACACCCCGAGGTGGAGTTGACGAGTTATGCCAGTGGCCAGGCCGAGGCCGTGCTGCTGATGGGGGTGGAATAG
- the recG gene encoding ATP-dependent DNA helicase RecG, producing the protein MAGLREKLPLLLGAKTAKALSGALDIETVSDLLRHYPRRYAERGELTDIAGLELGEHATVLARIEKISKRRMKSRNGTILDMVITDGKRRLACAFFNQAWREKELSPGKTGLFAGKVTAFRDTLQLANPEYELLDAEREAEAVDSFLAEIIPVYPAAQGMPSWSIAKCVRQVLDVLEVDEDPMPEELLKRNGLPGLERALRGIHRPEDWAHLESSRHRLKWDEAMAVQLIFAQRRHSAVSRPAKASPHTDGGLLDAFDKRLPFELTAGQRAIGEDLAADLATEHPMNRLLQGEVGSGKTVVALRAMLQVVDSGRQAALLAPTEVLAAQHARSLREMLGELGMAGELGAADNATRVTLLTGSMGAKERKKSLLETVSGEAGIVVGTHALIQDTVQFADLGFVVVDEQHRFGVEQRDALRSRGADSTSPHVLVMTATPIPRTVAMTVYGDLETSALREMPVGRSPIKTTVVPVAEKPAWFDRVWQRVTEEVAKGHQAYVVCPRIGDEPPSDKSDKRPPLAVLDVAPDLVGGPLKGLRVAALHGRMPPDEKDAVMRAFGDGKVDVLVATTVVEVGVNVPNATAMVILDADRFGVSQLHQLRGRVGRGSVPGLCLLVTETLDGTSTRERLAAVESTTDGFELSRLDLELRREGDILGASQSGKRSSLKLLSLLRDEDVITEAREQSQEIVVRDPSLSGYPRLAQMVSDVVDMDRAEYLEKS; encoded by the coding sequence ATGGCCGGGCTACGCGAAAAGCTCCCGCTGCTGCTGGGCGCGAAGACGGCGAAGGCGCTCTCCGGGGCGTTGGACATCGAGACCGTTTCGGACCTGCTGCGGCACTACCCGCGCCGGTACGCCGAGCGCGGCGAGCTCACCGACATCGCCGGGCTGGAGCTGGGCGAGCACGCGACCGTGCTGGCGCGCATCGAGAAGATCAGCAAGCGCCGCATGAAGTCGCGCAACGGCACCATCCTCGACATGGTCATCACCGACGGAAAACGTCGCCTGGCCTGCGCGTTCTTCAACCAGGCGTGGCGCGAGAAAGAGCTGTCGCCGGGCAAGACGGGGCTGTTCGCGGGCAAAGTGACGGCGTTCCGCGACACGCTGCAGCTGGCGAACCCGGAGTACGAGCTACTGGACGCCGAGCGCGAGGCCGAGGCCGTCGACAGTTTCCTCGCCGAGATCATCCCGGTGTACCCGGCGGCGCAGGGCATGCCGTCGTGGTCGATCGCCAAGTGCGTGCGCCAGGTGCTCGATGTGCTGGAGGTCGACGAGGACCCGATGCCCGAGGAACTGCTGAAGCGCAACGGCTTGCCCGGCCTGGAGCGCGCGCTGCGCGGGATCCACCGGCCCGAGGACTGGGCGCACCTGGAGAGTTCGCGGCACCGGCTGAAGTGGGACGAGGCCATGGCCGTCCAGCTGATTTTCGCGCAGCGGCGGCATTCCGCGGTGTCGCGGCCGGCGAAGGCCAGCCCGCACACCGACGGCGGCCTGCTCGACGCGTTCGACAAGCGGCTGCCGTTCGAGCTCACCGCGGGCCAGCGCGCGATCGGCGAGGACCTCGCCGCCGACCTGGCGACCGAGCACCCGATGAACCGCCTGCTGCAAGGCGAAGTGGGCTCGGGCAAGACCGTCGTCGCGCTGCGGGCGATGCTGCAAGTCGTCGATTCCGGGCGACAGGCCGCGCTGCTGGCGCCGACGGAGGTCTTGGCCGCGCAGCACGCGCGTTCGTTGCGCGAAATGCTCGGTGAGCTGGGCATGGCCGGCGAGCTGGGCGCGGCGGACAACGCCACGCGCGTCACGCTGCTCACCGGTTCGATGGGCGCGAAGGAACGCAAGAAGTCGTTGCTGGAGACGGTCAGCGGCGAGGCCGGCATCGTCGTCGGCACGCACGCGCTGATCCAGGACACCGTGCAGTTCGCCGATCTCGGCTTCGTGGTGGTCGACGAGCAGCACCGGTTCGGCGTCGAGCAGCGGGACGCCCTGCGCTCGCGCGGTGCCGACTCCACCAGCCCGCACGTGCTCGTCATGACGGCGACGCCGATCCCGCGCACGGTCGCGATGACCGTCTACGGCGACCTCGAGACGTCCGCGCTGCGCGAGATGCCGGTGGGCCGCTCGCCGATCAAGACCACCGTGGTGCCGGTGGCGGAGAAGCCCGCGTGGTTCGACCGTGTGTGGCAGCGCGTCACCGAGGAGGTCGCGAAGGGGCACCAGGCGTACGTCGTGTGTCCGCGCATCGGCGACGAGCCGCCGTCGGACAAGAGCGACAAGCGGCCGCCGCTCGCGGTGCTCGACGTCGCGCCCGATCTGGTGGGCGGGCCGTTGAAGGGCCTGCGCGTCGCGGCACTGCACGGCCGCATGCCGCCCGACGAAAAGGACGCCGTGATGCGCGCGTTCGGCGACGGGAAGGTGGACGTGCTCGTGGCGACGACCGTCGTCGAGGTCGGCGTGAACGTCCCCAACGCGACGGCCATGGTGATCCTCGACGCCGACCGGTTCGGCGTGAGCCAGCTGCACCAGCTGCGCGGGCGCGTCGGCCGGGGGAGCGTGCCCGGGCTGTGCCTGCTGGTCACGGAGACCCTGGACGGCACCTCGACCCGCGAACGGCTGGCCGCGGTCGAATCGACCACGGACGGTTTCGAACTGTCGCGTTTGGACCTCGAGCTGCGTCGTGAGGGGGACATCCTCGGCGCGTCGCAGTCCGGCAAGCGCTCGAGCCTCAAGCTGCTTTCGCTGTTGCGCGACGAGGACGTGATCACGGAGGCGCGCGAGCAGTCGCAGGAGATCGTGGTGCGCGACCCGTCGCTTTCTGGGTATCCGCGGTTGGCCCAGATGGTGTCGGACGTCGTCGACATGGACCGCGCGGAATACCTGGAGAAGAGTTGA
- a CDS encoding GNAT family N-acetyltransferase yields MTPVVRPATAADAAQIAAVHVGSWQAAYDGLLPAEFLAGLSLPARERSWVERLSAPDSGQTVLVVLLDGAVAGFAAVCPSRDEDATPETGELTSIYLLPDHWGRGAGRALHERVVATLAATFTTATLWVLSTNTRARLFYERAGWSPDNRTKVETIANGTVTLDEVRYRLSLRG; encoded by the coding sequence TTGACGCCGGTCGTCCGTCCGGCCACGGCCGCCGACGCGGCGCAGATCGCCGCCGTCCATGTCGGCTCCTGGCAAGCGGCCTACGACGGGCTGTTGCCTGCGGAGTTCCTCGCGGGCCTTTCGCTGCCGGCGCGCGAACGGTCCTGGGTGGAGAGGCTGTCCGCCCCTGATTCCGGCCAAACGGTGCTGGTCGTCTTGTTGGACGGCGCCGTCGCGGGCTTCGCCGCCGTCTGCCCCAGCCGTGACGAGGACGCGACCCCGGAAACCGGCGAGCTGACGTCGATCTACCTCCTGCCCGACCACTGGGGCCGCGGCGCCGGGCGGGCCCTGCACGAACGCGTGGTCGCGACGCTGGCCGCCACCTTCACCACGGCCACCCTGTGGGTCCTCTCGACGAACACCCGCGCCCGCCTCTTCTACGAACGCGCCGGCTGGTCACCGGACAACCGCACCAAGGTCGAAACGATCGCGAACGGGACCGTCACGCTGGACGAGGTCCGGTACCGGTTGTCGCTGCGCGGCTGA
- a CDS encoding erythromycin esterase family protein, whose translation MPDLDAVTPFSPDDVAPIADLIGDARVVAIGENNHHIREFGELRNQLLRHLVTERGFAVLGFESGFAEGQLVDEWLRGGPGDVADIARDGFTFKLGDPPEIHEMLTWLRGHGGVRYAGLDVPSSGGSPVPALLAVRRYLEDVDPDVVPLVEAGLTASEPYASVSNAVAPGRYAAMAAPARDAATTALAVLVAHLRSLAPVYEQRCEGDPHAHAIAEHHAAGALRIDTCLRELAAMMSGAAPALVSSSRDTYMASTVQLLRRLHGEGEKIIVMVHNGHLQRVPFAPKPSMRFPSAGMHLAAELGDDYFALGLTAGVGTTTGLAPDDSERLAFRVFENELPPLAEDSVEAALAESGSCLVDLRANRAKGITGPSSMRHAHLFTPVDVVQAFDALVHLPRMSVSGNVPSA comes from the coding sequence ATGCCAGACCTCGACGCAGTGACGCCCTTCTCGCCGGACGACGTGGCCCCGATCGCGGACCTGATCGGAGACGCGCGCGTCGTGGCGATCGGCGAAAACAACCATCACATCCGCGAGTTCGGCGAGCTGCGCAACCAGCTCCTGCGGCATCTCGTGACGGAGCGCGGGTTCGCCGTGCTGGGCTTCGAATCGGGATTCGCCGAGGGGCAGCTCGTCGACGAATGGCTGCGCGGCGGTCCCGGTGACGTCGCCGACATCGCCCGCGACGGTTTCACCTTCAAACTCGGCGACCCGCCCGAGATCCACGAGATGCTCACTTGGCTGCGCGGGCACGGCGGGGTCCGTTACGCGGGCCTCGACGTCCCGAGTTCCGGAGGCTCGCCGGTCCCGGCGCTGCTCGCCGTGCGGCGGTATCTGGAAGACGTCGACCCGGACGTGGTCCCGCTGGTCGAGGCCGGTCTCACCGCTTCGGAGCCGTACGCGTCGGTCAGCAATGCCGTCGCCCCTGGCCGTTACGCGGCCATGGCCGCGCCCGCGCGAGATGCGGCGACGACGGCGCTGGCCGTGCTCGTCGCGCATCTCCGTTCGCTGGCGCCGGTGTATGAGCAGCGTTGCGAGGGGGACCCCCACGCGCACGCCATCGCCGAGCACCACGCGGCCGGCGCGCTCCGCATCGACACCTGCCTGCGCGAGCTGGCGGCGATGATGTCCGGCGCGGCGCCCGCGCTCGTGAGTTCTTCGCGCGACACCTACATGGCCTCGACGGTCCAGTTGCTGCGGCGCCTCCACGGCGAGGGCGAGAAGATCATCGTGATGGTCCACAACGGACACTTGCAGCGCGTGCCGTTCGCGCCGAAGCCGTCGATGCGCTTCCCCTCGGCAGGCATGCACCTGGCGGCGGAACTCGGCGACGACTACTTCGCCCTCGGCCTCACCGCCGGCGTGGGCACCACCACCGGCCTCGCACCGGATGACAGCGAGCGTCTCGCCTTCCGCGTCTTCGAGAACGAGCTGCCGCCGCTCGCGGAGGACAGCGTCGAGGCCGCGCTGGCCGAGTCAGGTTCCTGTCTGGTCGACCTGCGCGCCAACCGCGCGAAGGGCATCACGGGGCCGTCGAGCATGCGGCACGCCCACCTGTTCACGCCGGTTGACGTCGTGCAGGCCTTCGACGCCCTGGTCCACCTGCCGCGGATGTCCGTCAGCGGGAACGTCCCGTCCGCTTAG
- a CDS encoding DUF4288 domain-containing protein, whose product MSRTEPYIAVVLYEATGDSPTHEPLYREDVVLVHAADENAAREAVRRRAEGETGSYRNERGELITWTCKRVVDVARSLADDLTGDADLYARHFRDFAAYRQFEPLLSGETFDEGPAA is encoded by the coding sequence ATGAGCAGGACGGAGCCGTACATCGCCGTTGTCCTCTACGAGGCGACGGGCGATTCGCCGACCCACGAACCGCTGTACCGCGAGGACGTCGTGCTGGTCCACGCGGCCGACGAAAACGCCGCCCGCGAGGCCGTCCGTCGCCGTGCCGAAGGCGAGACGGGCAGCTACCGCAACGAGCGCGGCGAACTGATCACGTGGACCTGCAAGCGGGTGGTGGACGTCGCACGGTCGCTCGCCGACGACCTGACCGGCGACGCCGACCTGTACGCCCGGCATTTCCGGGATTTCGCCGCGTACCGGCAGTTCGAACCGTTGCTGTCCGGCGAGACTTTCGACGAGGGCCCGGCCGCCTAA